GGTGGGGCCcggaagaggagaggagaggagaggttcGTGAGAGGCGATATAACTCGCGCGCTAGATTTTGTTGTCGGGGAAAATCCCCCTCCTTTAACACCCACGGGGTTCCAGTTTCTCTGATTAAATTAACTTACCATCCAAGCCAgggttaaataataaaatttaaaaaaaaaaaagaaatttcaacAAACACCTGTTGTTACCAGTTCCCttcattatcaaaaaaaaaaaaaaaaattctaaaatgctaGTAACGTGACGTTTTcgactaattaaataaatttttaaaacttatttatctcattataattgtaaaaatatatttttattatattttttaaataaagagaTGTGACTAGCTTGTGCAAGTGTGACACAGTAGACTTTCTCCTTTATTACTTATCTTAGTTGGTGTTGTAGTGTCTGCTATCTAatttgtttattataattttatttcaaaaaattaaaactaagaAGGTAAtgttttttttcacattttaaagtcttagtttttgtattttgatagaatagataatttattttatttgcaaaaacgaTAATTTGATGTGCCACTTATGctattctattttaaatatttgattgtaTTGTTGTCCATACAAATActgtaaatttatcaaatagaataaaatatttatgcgtGCGAACAAAGATCTTAAACATCTTTTATTATGTGTTTTCTACCTTAAGTcgtgataaaaatataaatttttacaaattttggaGTCAATTTATAGTTTTGTTACCATAGATTGCGAATGTGTTGCATATTTTATTGGGCTTTATTTAATTATCTCATGCGATTCACGTAGCTTGgctacatttttttaaaaaaaataagtaatatcaaaattaataagtttaaatattaaatagaaaaatcaaaatttaaaggtCATACAGAGAGTTTGATTAAGAAAAGACGATAATTTACttgcaaatatattttaataataaactataattaaagctataaatttataaaatttaatattttaaattaccaAATTGTAAACTGCATAATGCAAATGAGGTTTTTTaccgaaaaagaagaagaagaagaagaagaagaagaagaatatttAAAGCTCTCCTCTAAAAAAAGCTATCATCGAACGATATTACCCTCGAGTTAATCGGAGCCGTCCATCACGACGAGGTCACCACACCGTATCATTCGGTGTGGCGGAGGAGTGCGGTGTAAGCATACGTGCTCTATGCGGACCCCACCACCGCACCCGAGGGTTTCACCTGTGCGCGATCCTCGAGATCTCCGGTGGGGACCACCCTCGGCGGGCCCCACTGGGGCGACGCAGCCTCTTTTGTCTCCACCCCGGAGGATCGACGTCCCCGATTCGACGACCGATGTGGGGCCCGCGACNCAAATTTTGGAGTCAATTTATAGTTTTGTTACCATAGATTGCGAATGTGTTGCATATTTTATTGGGCTTTATTTAATTATCTCATGCGATTCACGTAGCTTGgctacatttttttaaaaaaaataagtaatatcaaaattaataagtttaaatattaaatagaaaaatcaaaatttaaagatCATATAGAGAGTTTGATTAAGAAAAGACGATAGTTTACTTGCAAATATATTCTAATAATAAGCTAAAATTAAagctataaatttataaaatttaatattttgaattacaAAATTGTAAACTGCCGTATGCaaatgaggttttttttttaccgaaaaagaagaagaagaagtagaagaataTTTAAAGCTCTCCTCTAAAAAAAGCTAACATCAAACGATATTACCCTCGAGTTAATCGGAGCCGTCCATCACGACGAGGTCACCACACCGTCTCATTCGGTGTGGCGGAGGGGTGCGGTGTAAGCATACGTGCTCTATGCGGACCCCACCACCGCACCCGAGGGTTTCACCTGTGCGCGATCCTCGAGATCTCCGGTGGGGACCACCCTCGGCGGGCCCCACTGGGGCGACGCAGCCTCTTTTGTCTCCACCCCGGAGGATCGACGTCCCCGATTCGACGACCGATGTGGGGCCCGCGACGCGGGGAGGATCGTGACGTGGCATTCCGCCCTAACGCCACTGTGTGCGCGGGTGCGCCAGGTGTCCGTACGGACGGTTGTCGTATGCGGGTTGCTTCGGACCACCCGCGTTACGACGCAACTGGATGCTCGGCCGTTCGATAGCGATCGAACGGTCGCAGATCCGCACGGCGAGTCACGGTAACTCGTGCTCCGCGTAGTTCGCAGCGGATTAACCGGAGAATCTACCGCATGATAACTACTTTCCAAAATTGGAAACTGCACCGGGTCTTAGTACAATTTCGGCCGTTGGATATTTACCCACGTACGATAATAAGTGCTTCGCCAAAATCTAGACCCAGAGAGCTTTTTCTATAcgaaatttttaaatcaatttaGCCAAACAAAGTATCATGTGTGTTcgatttaactttaaaaatagcTATTTCATTTGATAAGCACAAATATAAAGAGTTTGAGAGAAACGAAATGTCGAGGTCTCTGATCGAATGATAGATGATTTTCGAAGCTCCGGCTTACAAGTTCTTCTTTTTTAGCTTGAAACTGCtgcaaaaaatttaatggaGAAACTGAATATAATTTGTGCTCTCCTCGCAAACtcacataaattattttctattggtCAAAGAAAAGAGTGTTCAAAGTTGAAAACTCGTTTGAAGAGGCCCACAACGGTCAACGAGAACCTCGGCCCATAAGAAGCAAGGGCCTACTTGTAAGCTATTGGTATAAAGCTTCCGCTAGAAAAGCCCAAGAATCCGGGGAAGATGCTTCTCTCCTCCAAGTTTTAAACCTTTTACCAGTGACTGGTTAAAAGGTTAAATAATGAGAACAAAACAAACCTAGTGTAATCTCCATTCACAATTAGGAAATTCCAAAATTTGGGTTTAATTAAAGCTATAGATTTATAACCCAATCTTTGGTGAGAAACACATGCAccaaaatggagaaaaaaaaaaagaaaagttgaattttgttcTCATTATTTAACCTTTTAACCAGTCACTGGTAAAAGGTTTAAAACTTGGAGGAGAGAAGCATCTTCCCCGGATTCTTGGGCTTTTCTNTTGTGtacaaaagaagtaaaaaaaaaaaaaaaggaaaaaaaaagaggaaaccCCAATAATGCCACAAAGCCTCCTCCAAGTCAAAAGGATCTCAAAACACCATTAAAGTTGCTTTAAGATTCTGCATTGACCACCATAAAAATCTTTCCAAGCTAAGTGGGTCCTCTCATCTCCACATTAGCTTTATTTGCATCACCCCAAGCCTTTTTTCGGAACTTTTCTTATGTAGTAATGTTGCTTCCGAATCACACCACATATTATTCCTTTAAAACATAGCAGTGGATGTACCATAAAGGGTCAATCAACTCAATTCAACTGATTCCCTTGAAAAAGAGAACTCTCAAAAGAAACACAACTATTAACTCAATATGAAGGAAATTACGAGAAACCGGAAAAAATCACAAGCCAATAACAAATAAGCGAGTTCTGCTACTAGAAGTTTCTGCTTCTGATATGAAGCTGTTAAGAGATTTTCGGCCAAAAGAACTACTGAGATTTTCGGCCAAGAGAACTATTGAAACTCAGCTCCACTCCAGCATCACCCCAACAAAAGGCTCGAAAATGGCGTAATCATTTCTTCTGCTTTAAAGCCCTAGTGCATGACACATAAGAAACTCTCAAAAGGCGATCTCACAGGCTAATGGCATGCCGCCAATTGACTGATAAATAAAGACGCGAAAAAGACTAGTCGACAATCTAACAAGGACGGAAATAATTGTTAGCATGTCATCCATTGTCCTTGTTCCTTGTCGATCACTAAAACGATGACTCCTCAACAGTCGAAACCCTCCCATCAATGCCCTCTCTAAGGCATTAGCTTAGAGGCTTGTCTCGGGGGATAGGTGCTCCCTGCAAAGTCTACACCATCTACATACAACTCATATCACCGacgaatgaatgaatgaatgaatgaaagcACAGCACAAAATTAGAAATCCCTAGCACTGGAATTTTTCCCCGTTAAATTTCCAAAATACTCTTGATTTGATATAAGAGATATCACAAGTAATGTTACTACTGGCGTGCAGCATCGGTTGTGTGATgtagatgtaaatgtaaatgtaaatatagCAGATAACTTTGAAACTAACCTTGAGAATTGTATTGTACCTCCAACTAAGAATGAGTCACATGTGTCCTTCAAGTTACTTGAATATTTTCCAATTGTTCTGGTGCATTTACAGTTATTGCCTCTGTGAGCAGTCACATGTGTCCTTCAGAGCAAATACACGAGTTTGAATGATCAAAGATTCTTTTGTAGTCACATGTGTCCTTCAGAGCAAATACATGAGTTTGAATGATCAGAGGTTCTTTTGTCCCTTTATGAAATGGCTAGCATTAATTACAGGGACGTCTTATTTCCTAGGATTAATTTTGAGCATGACATACATTGGCATCATTAGAAGAAAGACCCACTTTACGACTTGTAAGCACTTCAATACGTGTCTCATTTACTAACCACGGGCATATAATACAAAGTCTTTCCTACAATGCTTACACCAAAAAATTCATGTTACTGTCCAAGTAGTGCATGACGCATATTTAAAAAATCCATAGACTGATTTGTTCACTATCTATTCGTAGAATTATGAATATACCCTAAATTTTAGCGCAAGTAATTGTAATACTTCCTATTATTCTGCACAAGCTATTGCAacattttgtaattttcttCCTATTTAACCATGAGCAAAAAAGTTGAACCATGATCAAAGGCATAGTCTCGGTTTGATAGCTTCAGGAGAATAAACTTAGCAGACAACAGGCGCTTTAGACAGTAGACATAAATTCATAGCAATTACCGAATATGCCTCGAGACAGATAACTGCATTTGCGCCTGCACAAGGAAGACCTTGAATAATGGCATCAGCAATATACGAAACGAAATTGGTTGATATAGTGTGCCCAACCTGAGAGTGAACTCTTTGCTATCCGACTCGGTTTCTTCAAGGGTTTCAATGTGTTCAGCGACAATGCTGCACATTAATACAAGAGGAGGCAACAAAAATATGGTGCAAATTAGCTATTTTGGATTTCACCAGTATGGTTCATCTACAGAGAGGAAAGATACATCAAGAAGGTCAACGTACTGAATTCAAGGCTCTGGCTTTTCCATGGAGTACTCTTCACTTCTTTGAAGGAATTAGTCTAGTAAAGAAGGGCAGATGAATCACCAAGAAGGATtatcttgaaaaaaaaacttttattaagaaacttgtttcttctcttttgaaaGACATCTCCTTTCTAACTAGTGCAATAAACAAAACAAAGCCATTTTGGCAGGACTATGTTTCCTCATATTAAAAAACTACAATCCTCTATGTTGTTGCACATGACATTTAATTGACGGTAACAACCTAACACACCTGTCTGATTTCACCAACTGACGCTGAAATTCGTGCACGTAAATATACATGATGTAAGGCCTCCGAGATGTACAGTGACTACGCCCCACAAATCATCATTATACCCCGGTGGGAATCTTCCAAATAGAAAACTATGGTGAAACAACGTGAATATCCTTGCAGCATAAACAGATTTTCAGGAGTTTATAAGGGTGAGGTACTTCAGATACAATAATACTCAGGCTACGAGATCATATTCATCACGAGCGGGAGGTACTACGTCTAATCTCATCATACTCCTATACTCGATTGGAACCGGAGCACCAGCCTGAACACAGAGCTCCACAATAGCTGGAGCCTTACCATAGTACCTCTTAAGCTCATTATAAAGAGGAGGGCCATTGGGGTCACGCACATGCCACACGTAATTAGGCCTTATCAAGTCATCAATAGTTGCTTCTTGCCATGCATGCAAACCATCTCGGAATTGGTGCCTTGCAGCTTTGCACATTCTAACCTTGTGTCCTTTAGGGCCCACTTGGACTTCAGGGCAATAACCGCATGTTATCACGCTATATGTCTTCATAAGCTTCGCAGCTCCTGACCGCATGTCCAACCAGGACTTCAGCGTTCTTGACCCAAGTTCACCCATATCCATGTCCTCTTCAAATGTATTAAGTTTGGAGATAACTTCAGTGGACAAACTCACTGGTTTGACACTTGTTTTTGCCGCTGAATCTTCTTCAGCTTCCTGCTCGAAGTCTACAATCCTCCCTTCAATCGAATATACAGGCTTAGTTCTTCTTTTTGCCGGATAGTTCTCAAGATCCACACCTGCttgaatacataattctacaATAGCCTGAAGCCTTGGAACTCCACATCTTTCCTTGTGCACAACTCTCGGTTTCCCAACTCTATCATAGAGGTGGTAGCAATATGGGAAACCAACAACATCTCTTATTCCGCCTCTCCTCCACACATGGGTGGAGCTCCTGGAACCACATTTGGGGCCTTCGCAAGACCTTATCTGATGGTCAAGGTGACCAATGTGCACTTCTGAGCAGAACCTGGCAAAGGAACATTTAGTTTCCCACTCTACCTTATTGGGGTAAATTACACCACAAACCATTGAAGATGTGTGAAATTTCACTTGTGCTACCAAATTTAGTTTCTAGCAAACGATGCATAGAtagaacttcttttttttttttttttccttacaatCGAGTTGAACAATCAACTGCTGCTCAATTTTCCTAACAGGAGATGACATCGAAGCTAATTCAGCTTTCACAATATCTCCAAAATTAAACAGAGTTTTCTACTATGCCCAGGACTAGTTTTAATCAACTGCCAGGTAATCTCCAAAATTACTGTGTGATGATTCTTATTATGTGACAAATATGTAATGTCAGATGCACGACAATAATGTCAGATGCACGACAACTGATTTAGCTCTTTATgttaaaaaatgttaaaaaatttaatgtactTGGCAGTTGGACCAGATTACAATATACATTGAAGTTTGGTGAAtcaattgcaacaaattaaagtcTAGTTACATAAATGGAACTTTGCATTTACTAGTTAGTAATAGTGTAATTTTCGCATACATTATACCTTCTGCATTGCTAGCTACAAGTATCAAAGAGATCAAAGAAACTTACTGACATCTTTTGACGGGGATGGCGGAATCACCATTAACCAGTTTGGAAAGTCCATGAAGAAGCAACTCTCTAGCATTATAGACTTGGTGGGCAACCTCTTCGAGTTCAGGTACTAATAGGCCATTTTCAGGAGGGTGTTCGAGGACCCGACACGGGTTCTCTTGTCTTTTCCGTTTCTCTTCCTTCGCCCTCTGTATCAGCACCTTCATGGGAGTTGGGTATGGCTTCCTCTCCCATCTCTTCCCAGGCCTCGGAACATCCGAAAATGGGAATTCCTCCTCTTCGTCTTGAACCTCGagatcttctgttttctctcTGGAAACAACTCTTTGTTGAGAACCGAAAGGTGCTAAGGATTTCAAATGTATGTGCGGTACCGGTTTCTTTCTACA
The nucleotide sequence above comes from Ananas comosus cultivar F153 linkage group 17, ASM154086v1, whole genome shotgun sequence. Encoded proteins:
- the LOC109722988 gene encoding APO protein 3, mitochondrial; this translates as MLLRRLPMLYTFCRKKPVPHIHLKSLAPFGSQQRVVSREKTEDLEVQDEEEEFPFSDVPRPGKRWERKPYPTPMKVLIQRAKEEKRKRQENPCRVLEHPPENGLLVPELEEVAHQVYNARELLLHGLSKLVNGDSAIPVKRCQFCSEVHIGHLDHQIRSCEGPKCGSRSSTHVWRRGGIRDVVGFPYCYHLYDRVGKPRVVHKERCGVPRLQAIVELCIQAGVDLENYPAKRRTKPVYSIEGRIVDFEQEAEEDSAAKTSVKPVSLSTEVISKLNTFEEDMDMGELGSRTLKSWLDMRSGAAKLMKTYSVITCGYCPEVQVGPKGHKVRMCKAARHQFRDGLHAWQEATIDDLIRPNYVWHVRDPNGPPLYNELKRYYGKAPAIVELCVQAGAPVPIEYRSMMRLDVVPPARDEYDLVA